Proteins co-encoded in one Arachis hypogaea cultivar Tifrunner chromosome 13, arahy.Tifrunner.gnm2.J5K5, whole genome shotgun sequence genomic window:
- the LOC112735773 gene encoding pectinesterase inhibitor 4 produces the protein MLRILVSIALISTLVHTSSSSYSPATQKSINTYKKFIKDECNSTTYPNFCYNYLSHYAWQVKTNRVTLTKVAVNITVMIAKSSFKTLTKLSKSTSLTKAESSVLADCRDNIDDTVDRLQQSAKQLARLNGTRTVEERFEWDSIKTWMSAAITDEYTCTDGIGEMKVRVPLQKKIQSSIANVAWMNSNALALVNKISY, from the coding sequence ATGTTGAGAATACTTGTATCCATTGCATTAATCTCAACCCTTGTTCATACATCATCTTCAAGTTACTCTCCCGCCACACAAAAATCCATAAACACATACAAGAAATTCATAAAGGATGAGTGCAATTCAACCACATACCCTAATTTCTGTTACAACTACTTGTCACACTACGCGTGGCAAGTCAAAACAAACCGCGTCACACTCACAAAAGTAGCCGTTAACATAACGGTAATGATTGCGAAGAGCTCGTTCAAAACGCTGACAAAACTATCCAAATCGACGAGCCTAACAAAAGCGGAGAGTTCGGTGCTGGCGGATTGCCGGGATAACATAGACGACACGGTGGACCGGCTGCAGCAGTCTGCAAAGCAGTTGGCGCGGCTGAACGGAACGAGGACGGTGGAGGAGAGGTTTGAATGggatagcataaagacatggatgAGTGCTGCAATTACGGATGAGTACACTTGTACGGATGGAATCGGTGAAATGAAAGTGAGGGTTCCATTGCAGAAGAAGATCCAATCCAGTATTGCTAATGTTGCTTGGATGAATAGCAATGCTCTCGCTCTTGTTAACAAGATTTCTTACTAG
- the LOC112737396 gene encoding pentatricopeptide repeat-containing protein At4g25270, chloroplastic, whose protein sequence is MIITTTLRPLSFPPRLCILSKKKEKNDNKSRTRKLSKWQTETNHNIFSFPKSKSTPLLINHQPNPQTKSQALEQVLNDLEASLEKGITIEPEIYASLLETCYRFQSIHHGIRLHRLIPTTLLHRNVGISSKLLRLYASFGYMDEAHDLFDQMPKRDEYAFPWNSLISGYAQAGLYHDAIALYFQMVEEGVEPDVFTFPRVLKACGGIRSVEVGEEVHRHVVRSGFASDRFVLNALLDMYSKCGDIVMARKIFEKMPNKDSISWNSMLAAYVHHGLEVDAINTFHRMLLKGYEPDSVSISKILTGVSSLILGAQIHGWVIRRGIEWNLSVANSLIRVYSNHGKLDKACWIFNVMPEKDVVSWNTIISAHCKRREALDYFNQMEHAGVKPDKVTFVSLLSACAYLGLVKDGERLFALMCEKYKIEPIMEHYGCMVNLCGRVGMIEKAYSIIVNGMNSENASPTLWGALLYACFLHGDVTIGEIAANKLFDLEPDNEHNFVLLMKIYEKAGKSEDMERVRLMMVERGLDY, encoded by the coding sequence ATGATAATAACCACTACTCTCCGACCACTAAGCTTTCCTCCAAGGTTGTGCATTCTGagcaagaagaaggagaagaacgaCAACAAAAGTAGAACCAGGAAACTGAGCAAGTGGCAAACAGAGACCAACCATAACATTTTTTccttcccaaaatccaaatcaacCCCACTTCTCATCAATCACCAACCCAATCCCCAAACAAAATCCCAAGCACTTGAACAAGTCCTCAACGACCTCGAAGCTTCCCTTGAGAAGGGCATCACTATTGAACCCGAAATCTATGCTTCTCTCTTAGAAACATGCTACCGTTTTCAATCCATTCACCACGGCATTCGACTTCACCGCCTTATCCCAACCACCCTTTTGCACAGAAATGTTGGTATATCCTCCAAGCTTCTTAGATTATACGCTTCTTTTGGTTACATGGATGAGGCACATGACCTGTTTGATCAAATGCCTAAGAGAGATGAATATGCATTTCCATGGAATTCACTCATTTCGGGGTATGCTCAAGCTGGCCTCTATCATGATGCCATAGCACTCTACTTCCAAATGGTGGAAGAGGGTGTTGAACCCGACGTGTTTACATTTCCTCGGGTTCTCAAGGCATGCGGAGGAATTCGTTCGGTCGAAGTTGGGGAAGAGGTGCATCGCCACGTGGTTCGTTCTGGTTTTGCCAGTGATAGATTTGTCCTCAATGCACTCCTTGATATGTATTCTAAGTGCGGTGATATTGTGATGGCTcgcaagatttttgaaaagatgcccAATAAAGATTCTATTTCGTGGAATTCAATGCTTGCAGCTTATGTTCATCATGGCCTTGAGGTTGATGCAATCAACACTTTCCACAGAATGCTTTTGAAAGGTTATGAGCCTGATTCTGTTTCCATATCGAAAATTCTTACTGGTGTGTCATCATTGATTCTTGGGGCCCAAATTCATGGATGGGTGATCCGGCGTGGGATTGAGTGGAACTTGTCAGTTGCTAATTCCTTGATCAGAGTGTACTCCAATCATGGCAAGTTAGATAAAGCATGTTGGATATTCAATGTGATGCCAGAGAAGGATGTTGTGTCATGGAACACTATAATCTCTGCTCATTGCAAACGAAGAGAGGCTCTAGATTATTTTAATCAAATGGAGCATGCTGGAGTAAAACCTGATAAAGTAACATTTGTTTCATTATTATCAGCTTGTGCTTATTTGGGTTTGGTGAAGGATGGAGAGAGGTTGTTTGCTTTGATgtgtgaaaaatataaaatagaaccaATTATGGAACATTATGGTTGTATGGTTAATCTTTGTGGaagagtaggaatgattgaaaaGGCTTATAGCATCATAGTGAATGGAATGAATTCGGAGAATGCTAGTCCAACTCTCTGGGGAGCTTTGTTGTATGCTTGCTTTTTACACGGAGACGTAACAATAGGAGAGATTGCTGCAAACAAGCTTTTTGATTTGGAGCCAGACAATGAACACAATTTTGTACTTCTCATGAAGATCTACGAAAAGGCAGGCAAATCAGAGGACATGGAGAGAGTTAGATTGATGATGGTAGAAAGAGGCCtggattattaa
- the LOC112737397 gene encoding UMP-CMP kinase isoform X2, with protein sequence MWRKVTSTSFSSLKSSLFFTRLHLQQASKHNAASASAVSRFATIAPLQEKDGRCPFITFVLGGPGSGKGTQCIKIVETFGFKHLSAGDLLRREMVSNSEYGSMILNTIKEGRIVPSEVTVKLILKEMESSDNHKFLIDGFPRSEENRIAFEKISGAEPDVVLFFDCPEDEMVKRVLSRNQGRIDDNIDTIKKRLKVFEALNLPVIDYYAKKGKVHRINAVGTVDEIFEQVKPVFKACEKAFNRS encoded by the exons ATGTGGAGAAAAGTAACCTCCACTTCCTTCTCTTCTCTCAAATCCTCCCTTTTCTTCACACGCCTCCATCTCCAG CAAGCTTCTAAACACAATGCCGCCTCTGCCTCCGCCGTCTCAAGATTTGCCACCATAGCACCCTTGCAG GAAAAGGATGGAAGGTGTCCCTTTATAACATTTGTTTTAG GTGGCCCTGGGAGTGGAAAAGGTACTCAATGTATTAAAATTGTTGAAACCTTTGGATTTAAGCATCTAAGCGCTGGTGATCTTTTGAGAAGGGAGATGGTTTCCAATAGCGAATATGG CTCAATGATTCTGAATACAATTAAAGAAGGAAGGATCGTTCCCTCAGAAGTGACTGTCAAATTGATTCTAAAAGAGATGGAATCTAGTGACAACCATAAGTTCCTTATTGATGGTTTCCCTAGAAGCGAGGAGAACCGCATTGCTTTTGAAAAAATT TCTGGAGCAGAACCAGATGTAGTACTTTTCTTCGATTGTCCAGAAGATGAGATGGTGAAACGAGTATTGAGCCGTAATCAG GGGCGAATAGATGACAATATAGATACAATCAAGAAACGTCTTAAAGTATTTGAAGCATTAAATCTTCCTGTCATTGATTACTATGCAAAGAAAGGGAAAGTTCACAGG ATTAATGCAGTTGGAACAGTAGATGAAATATTTGAGCAAGTTAAGCCAGTTTTTAAGGCATGTGAG AAGGCTTTCAATAGAAGCTGA
- the LOC112737397 gene encoding UMP-CMP kinase isoform X4 produces the protein MWRKVTSTSFSSLKSSLFFTRLHLQQASKHNAASASAVSRFATIAPLQDGRCPFITFVLGGPGSGKGTQCIKIVETFGFKHLSAGDLLRREMVSNSEYGSMILNTIKEGRIVPSEVTVKLILKEMESSDNHKFLIDGFPRSEENRIAFEKISGAEPDVVLFFDCPEDEMVKRVLSRNQGRIDDNIDTIKKRLKVFEALNLPVIDYYAKKGKVHRINAVGTVDEIFEQVKPVFKACEKAFNRS, from the exons ATGTGGAGAAAAGTAACCTCCACTTCCTTCTCTTCTCTCAAATCCTCCCTTTTCTTCACACGCCTCCATCTCCAG CAAGCTTCTAAACACAATGCCGCCTCTGCCTCCGCCGTCTCAAGATTTGCCACCATAGCACCCTTGCAG GATGGAAGGTGTCCCTTTATAACATTTGTTTTAG GTGGCCCTGGGAGTGGAAAAGGTACTCAATGTATTAAAATTGTTGAAACCTTTGGATTTAAGCATCTAAGCGCTGGTGATCTTTTGAGAAGGGAGATGGTTTCCAATAGCGAATATGG CTCAATGATTCTGAATACAATTAAAGAAGGAAGGATCGTTCCCTCAGAAGTGACTGTCAAATTGATTCTAAAAGAGATGGAATCTAGTGACAACCATAAGTTCCTTATTGATGGTTTCCCTAGAAGCGAGGAGAACCGCATTGCTTTTGAAAAAATT TCTGGAGCAGAACCAGATGTAGTACTTTTCTTCGATTGTCCAGAAGATGAGATGGTGAAACGAGTATTGAGCCGTAATCAG GGGCGAATAGATGACAATATAGATACAATCAAGAAACGTCTTAAAGTATTTGAAGCATTAAATCTTCCTGTCATTGATTACTATGCAAAGAAAGGGAAAGTTCACAGG ATTAATGCAGTTGGAACAGTAGATGAAATATTTGAGCAAGTTAAGCCAGTTTTTAAGGCATGTGAG AAGGCTTTCAATAGAAGCTGA
- the LOC112737397 gene encoding UMP-CMP kinase isoform X1 → MWRKVTSTSFSSLKSSLFFTRLHLQQASKHNAASASAVSRFATIAPLQEKDGRCPFITFVLGGPGSGKGTQCIKIVETFGFKHLSAGDLLRREMVSNSEYGSMILNTIKEGRIVPSEVTVKLILKEMESSDNHKFLIDGFPRSEENRIAFEKISGAEPDVVLFFDCPEDEMVKRVLSRNQGRIDDNIDTIKKRLKVFEALNLPVIDYYAKKGKVHRINAVGTVDEIFEQVKPVFKACEQKAFNRS, encoded by the exons ATGTGGAGAAAAGTAACCTCCACTTCCTTCTCTTCTCTCAAATCCTCCCTTTTCTTCACACGCCTCCATCTCCAG CAAGCTTCTAAACACAATGCCGCCTCTGCCTCCGCCGTCTCAAGATTTGCCACCATAGCACCCTTGCAG GAAAAGGATGGAAGGTGTCCCTTTATAACATTTGTTTTAG GTGGCCCTGGGAGTGGAAAAGGTACTCAATGTATTAAAATTGTTGAAACCTTTGGATTTAAGCATCTAAGCGCTGGTGATCTTTTGAGAAGGGAGATGGTTTCCAATAGCGAATATGG CTCAATGATTCTGAATACAATTAAAGAAGGAAGGATCGTTCCCTCAGAAGTGACTGTCAAATTGATTCTAAAAGAGATGGAATCTAGTGACAACCATAAGTTCCTTATTGATGGTTTCCCTAGAAGCGAGGAGAACCGCATTGCTTTTGAAAAAATT TCTGGAGCAGAACCAGATGTAGTACTTTTCTTCGATTGTCCAGAAGATGAGATGGTGAAACGAGTATTGAGCCGTAATCAG GGGCGAATAGATGACAATATAGATACAATCAAGAAACGTCTTAAAGTATTTGAAGCATTAAATCTTCCTGTCATTGATTACTATGCAAAGAAAGGGAAAGTTCACAGG ATTAATGCAGTTGGAACAGTAGATGAAATATTTGAGCAAGTTAAGCCAGTTTTTAAGGCATGTGAG CAGAAGGCTTTCAATAGAAGCTGA
- the LOC112737397 gene encoding UMP-CMP kinase isoform X3: protein MWRKVTSTSFSSLKSSLFFTRLHLQQASKHNAASASAVSRFATIAPLQDGRCPFITFVLGGPGSGKGTQCIKIVETFGFKHLSAGDLLRREMVSNSEYGSMILNTIKEGRIVPSEVTVKLILKEMESSDNHKFLIDGFPRSEENRIAFEKISGAEPDVVLFFDCPEDEMVKRVLSRNQGRIDDNIDTIKKRLKVFEALNLPVIDYYAKKGKVHRINAVGTVDEIFEQVKPVFKACEQKAFNRS, encoded by the exons ATGTGGAGAAAAGTAACCTCCACTTCCTTCTCTTCTCTCAAATCCTCCCTTTTCTTCACACGCCTCCATCTCCAG CAAGCTTCTAAACACAATGCCGCCTCTGCCTCCGCCGTCTCAAGATTTGCCACCATAGCACCCTTGCAG GATGGAAGGTGTCCCTTTATAACATTTGTTTTAG GTGGCCCTGGGAGTGGAAAAGGTACTCAATGTATTAAAATTGTTGAAACCTTTGGATTTAAGCATCTAAGCGCTGGTGATCTTTTGAGAAGGGAGATGGTTTCCAATAGCGAATATGG CTCAATGATTCTGAATACAATTAAAGAAGGAAGGATCGTTCCCTCAGAAGTGACTGTCAAATTGATTCTAAAAGAGATGGAATCTAGTGACAACCATAAGTTCCTTATTGATGGTTTCCCTAGAAGCGAGGAGAACCGCATTGCTTTTGAAAAAATT TCTGGAGCAGAACCAGATGTAGTACTTTTCTTCGATTGTCCAGAAGATGAGATGGTGAAACGAGTATTGAGCCGTAATCAG GGGCGAATAGATGACAATATAGATACAATCAAGAAACGTCTTAAAGTATTTGAAGCATTAAATCTTCCTGTCATTGATTACTATGCAAAGAAAGGGAAAGTTCACAGG ATTAATGCAGTTGGAACAGTAGATGAAATATTTGAGCAAGTTAAGCCAGTTTTTAAGGCATGTGAG CAGAAGGCTTTCAATAGAAGCTGA
- the LOC112737397 gene encoding UMP-CMP kinase isoform X5, with the protein MWRKVTSTSFSSLKSSLFFTRLHLQQASKHNAASASAVSRFATIAPLQEKDGRCPFITFVLGGPGSGKGTQCIKIVETFGFKHLSAGDLLRREMVSNSEYGSMILNTIKEGRIVPSEVTVKLILKEMESSDNHKFLIDGFPRSEENRIAFEKISGAEPDVVLFFDCPEDEMVKRVLSRNQGRIDDNIDTIKKRLKVFEALNLPVIDYYAKKGKVHRINAVGTVDEIFEQVKPVFKACEP; encoded by the exons ATGTGGAGAAAAGTAACCTCCACTTCCTTCTCTTCTCTCAAATCCTCCCTTTTCTTCACACGCCTCCATCTCCAG CAAGCTTCTAAACACAATGCCGCCTCTGCCTCCGCCGTCTCAAGATTTGCCACCATAGCACCCTTGCAG GAAAAGGATGGAAGGTGTCCCTTTATAACATTTGTTTTAG GTGGCCCTGGGAGTGGAAAAGGTACTCAATGTATTAAAATTGTTGAAACCTTTGGATTTAAGCATCTAAGCGCTGGTGATCTTTTGAGAAGGGAGATGGTTTCCAATAGCGAATATGG CTCAATGATTCTGAATACAATTAAAGAAGGAAGGATCGTTCCCTCAGAAGTGACTGTCAAATTGATTCTAAAAGAGATGGAATCTAGTGACAACCATAAGTTCCTTATTGATGGTTTCCCTAGAAGCGAGGAGAACCGCATTGCTTTTGAAAAAATT TCTGGAGCAGAACCAGATGTAGTACTTTTCTTCGATTGTCCAGAAGATGAGATGGTGAAACGAGTATTGAGCCGTAATCAG GGGCGAATAGATGACAATATAGATACAATCAAGAAACGTCTTAAAGTATTTGAAGCATTAAATCTTCCTGTCATTGATTACTATGCAAAGAAAGGGAAAGTTCACAGG ATTAATGCAGTTGGAACAGTAGATGAAATATTTGAGCAAGTTAAGCCAGTTTTTAAGGCATGTGAG CCATAA
- the LOC112737398 gene encoding probable serine/threonine protein kinase IRE, producing the protein MTSTPTPPRHAEPSSSSSSSSAKFRLQKIPPIPFRRKSKSKAEANRLAEEEHKKQQQKLQQEKQEQQQKQKQSKVQKDMQDCDSGEPSILLASSLGLNQIRTRSSSSPLRHCSSVGASSFLTNDVVSNIDHIPTTKPTKEPWEKVHWSQSKSLKAHSQLLPVLEGNHAAFAKEMNSPRFQAILRATSGRRRTQPDIKSFSHELNSKGVRPFPIWKHRALGHMEEVMVAIRVKFEKLKEEVDSDLGAFAGDLVGILEKISGSHPEWAESLEDLLIVARQCSKMSATEFWVKCETIVQNLDDKRQDLPVGILKQAHTRLLFILTRCTRLVQFHKESGYEQDHILGLHQLSDLGVYPEELLQAAQQNADAPIGGHDMADLRKKSKGKEKNKSKTTKSQANEQRVMSGNAEEDSTTKNSSTPNSYRMASWKRFPAAIDKKQKDEDDGDFPSKGDMDHSLVKEQNSENLDAMSCQPEHSVSSSRTRKGSWGFWGDQQNLTYEDSMICRICEVEIPIVHVEEHSRICTIVDRCDLKGLTVNERLERVSDTIEKILESWTPKSTQSTEIAGDSFEVSRMSTSSVHEEFSELTLERNNISSRCSEDMLDSTNETDNTFVMDDVHLPSEISCEPHIYLKSDHGTKISSTGSLTPRSPLITPRTSQIEVLLSGRIAISEYESYDQINKLVEIARSVANVNACDYSSLEIMLDRLEDLKYAIQDRKVDGLILETFGRRIEKLLQEKYISLCGQIEDEKVDSSNIMAEEESAVEDEVVRSLRASPINPCSKDRTSIEDFEIIKPISRGAFGRVFLARKRATGDLFAIKVLKKADMIRKNAVQSILAERDILISVRNPFVVRFFYSFTCRENLYLVMEYLNGGDLYSLLRNLGCLDEDMARVYIAEVVLALEYLHTLNVIHRDLKPDNLLIGQDGHIKLTDFGLSKVGLINSTDDLSAQSFYNNGFLRDDELKPQHYSKREGRRKHSIVGTPDYLAPEILLGMGHGATADWWSVGVILYELIVGIPPFNAEHPQQIFDNIINRDIQWPKVPEEISFEAYDLINKLLNENPVQRLGATGATEVKRHSFFKDINWDTLARQKAMFIPSAEALDTSYFMSRYIWNPEDEHCTGGSDFDDISETSSTSGSDLLDEDGDQCGSLAEFSAPPLEVQYSFSNFSFKNLSQLASINYDLVIKNSKESPDNSNPSVS; encoded by the exons ATGACGTCAACACCTACGCCACCACGCCACGCCGAaccctcctcctcttcctcttcctcttccgcCAAGTTCAGGCTTCAGAAGATTCCTCCGATTCCGTTCCGAAGGAAGTCCAAATCTAAGGCCGAAGCAAACAGATTGGCCGAGGAAGAACATAAAAAGCAGCAGCAGAAGCTGCAGCAGGAGaagcaagaacaacaacaaaaacaaaaacaaagcaaGGTGCAGAAAGACATGCAGGATTGCGATTCCGGAGAACCCTCCATTCTTCTCGCGTCTTCTTTAGGGCTTAATCAAATTCGCACTcgctcttcttcttcccctctccGCCATTGCTCCTCCGTTGGCGCCTCTTCCTTTCTCACAAACGACGTCGTCTCAAACATTGACCACATTCCTACAACCAAACCTACTAAGGAACCAT GGGAGAAAGTTCATTGGAGTCAATCCAAATCGTTGAAGGCTCATTCTCAGCTGCTTCCTGTTCTGGAG GGTAATCATGCAGCTTTTGCCAAAGAAATGAATTCCCCACGTTTTCAGGCAATCCTGCGTGCAACAAGTGGCCGCAGAAGGACACAACCTGATATCAAAAGCTTTTCCCATGAACTCAACTCCAAAGGTGTTCGACCTTTTCCAATTTGGAAACACCGTGCATTAGGCCATATGGAG GAAGTCATGGTGGCAATTAGAGTTAAGTTCGAAAAATTGAAGGAAGAAGTTGATTCGGACTTGGGTGCTTTTGCCGGAGATTTGGTGGGtattcttgaaaaaatttcaGGGTCTCATCCTGAATGGGCAGAGAGCTTGGAGGATCTCTTGATTGTTGCTCGACAATGTTCAAAGATGTCAGCTACCGAGTTTTGGGTCAAATGTGAAACTATTGTTCAAAATTTAGATGACAAACGTCAAGATTTACCTGTGGGGATCCTCAAGCAAGCTCACACACGCCTACTTTTTATCCTCACTCGTTGCACCCGTCTTGTGCAATTCCACAAGGAAAGTGGCTATGAACAAGATCACATTCTGGGTCTTCACCAGCTCAGCGATCTTGGTGTATATCCAGAGGAGCTGTTGCAGGCTGCACAACAAAATGCTGATGCTCCAATTGGTGGACATGACATGGCTGACCTGCGGAAAAAgtcaaaaggaaaagagaaaaacaaatcaAAGACTACGAAATCTCAAGCTAACGAACAAAGAGTTATGAGTGGCAATGCGGAGGAGGATAGTACAACAAAAAATAGTTCCACTCCAAATAGCTATAGGATGGCTTCTTGGAAAAGGTTTCCAGCAGCTATTGACAAAAAGCAAAAGGATGAAGATGATGGAGATTTCCCCTCAAAAGGTGATATGGATCATTCGCTGGTCAAAGAACAGAATTCTGAAAATTTGGATGCTATGTCATGTCAACCTGAACATTCTGTGTCATCGTCAAGGACACGAAAGGGTTCTTGGGGATTCTGGGGAGATCAACAAAATCTAACATATGAAGATTCAAtgatctgcagaatttgtgagGTTGAAATACCAATTGTACATGTGGAGGAGCATTCTCGAATATGCACAATTGTTGATAGATGTGATTTGAAAGGCTTAACTGTAAATGAACGGCTTGAAAGAGTTTCTGATACTATTGAAAAGATATTGGAATCCTGGACACCTAAAAGCACCCAAAGTACCGAAATTGCAGGAGACAGTTTTGAGGTTTCTAGAATGTCTACATCAAGTGTGCATGAAGAGTTCAGTGAGTTAACTCTAGAAAGAAATAACATCTCTTCTAGATGCTCTGAAGACATGCTTGACTCTACCAATGAAACTGACAATACATTTGTTATGGATGATGTGCACCTCCCATCCGAAATATCGTGTGAACCGCATATCTATTTAAAATCTGATCATGGGACAAAAATATCTTCAACTGGAAGCTTGACACCAAGATCCCCTTTGATAACACCACGAACCAGTCAGATAGAAGTGTTATTAAGTGGAAGAATAGCAATATCTGAATATGAGAGTTACGACCAG ATTAATAAGCTAGTGGAAATAGCTCGTTCTGTTGCAAATGTGAATGCCTGTGACTACAGTTCTTTGGAGATTATGCTTGATCGCTTAGAAGACCTGAAATATGCAATTCAAGACAGAAAAGTGGATGGCCTCATTCTGGAGACTTTTGGACGACGTATAGAGAAACTTCTACA GGAGAAATATATATCTCTTTGTGGGCAGATAGAAGATGAAAAGGTAGACTCGTCAAATATCATGGCTGAAGAAGAGAGTGCAGTGGAAGATGAAGTTGTACGTAGCCTTCGTGCTAGTCCAATTAATCCTTGTTCCAAGGACCGAACCTCTATAGAAGACTTTGAAATAATAAAGCCAATAAGTAGGGGTGCATTTGGACGAGTTTTTCTTGCCCGGAAAAGGGCAACTGGTGATTTATTTGCTATAAAG GTTTTGAAAAAGGCAGATATGATACGTAAAAATGCAGTTCAAAGTATTTTGGCTGAGCGAGACATCCTCATATCTGTTCGAAATCCTTTTGTG GTCCGATTTTTCTACTCTTTCACATGTAGAGAAAATCTCTATCTGGTTATGGAGTATTTGAATGGTGGAGATCTTTATTCTCTGTTAAGAAATTTAGGTTGCTTAGATGAAGATATGGCTCGTGTCTATATTGCAGAAGTT GTTCTTGCATTGGAGTATTTGCATACCTTAAATGTGATTCACAGAGATTTGAAGCCAGATAACTTGTTGATTGGTCAAGATGGTCACATTAAG TTGACTGATTTTGGACTCTCTAAAGTTGGTCTTATCAACAGCACAGATGACTTATCAGCACAATCATTTTACAATAATGGTTTTCTAAGAGATGATGAACTAAAACCTCAACATTATTCTAAAAGGGAAGGACGTCGAAAGCATTCAATAGTTGGCACCCCAGATTATTTGGCACCAGAAATACTTCTTGGGATGGGACATG GTGCAACTGCAGATTGGTGGTCCGTGGGTGTGATTCTTTATGAGCTTATTGTGGGTATTCCACCATTCAATGCAGAACATCCCCAG CAAATTTTTGATAACATAATCAACAGAGATATACAATGGCCCAAGGTTCCTGAGGAGATCAGCTTTGAAGCATATGATTTGATTAACAA ATTATTGAATGAAAATCCAGTCCAAAGGTTAGGTGCAACAGGAGCTACAGAG gttaaacgccactcgTTCTTCAAGGATATTAATTGGGATACTTTAGCAAGGCAGAAG GCTATGTTCATACCATCAGCTGAAGCTCTTGATACAAGTTATTTTATGAGCCGGTACATTTGGAATCCAGAGGATGAACATTGTACTGGGGGTAGTGACTTTGATGACATTAGTGAAACAAGCAGCACCTCTGGCAGTGACTTATTAGATGAAGAT GGTGATCAATGTGGTAGTTTGGCAGAATTCAGTGCTCCTCCTCTTGAGGTGCAATACTCCTTTAGCAATTTCTCATTTAAG AACTTGTCTCAGCTAGCATCTATCAATTATGATCTGGTGATTAAGAACTCCAAAGAATCGCCCGATAACTCCAATCCATCAGTTTCATGA